In a single window of the Veillonella sp. genome:
- a CDS encoding HAD family hydrolase, translating into MKYTTIVFDCDGTLLDTATDLANAVNHVLRTHNFPEKSLAEVKAALGNAVTYLMRQCLPSTVSDHELEPYIEEFKIYYGEHLKDTTAPYPGILDMLDALREKGYKLAIVSNKIQEGVTPLNKEYFGDRLPVAIGERPGLQRKPAPDMVLQALKELNSTPEESIYVGDSEVDVATAENSGLLCIGITWGFREESLHQELGVTHIARKAEDILSIVENLNK; encoded by the coding sequence ATGAAATATACAACCATCGTTTTTGATTGCGACGGCACATTGCTCGATACGGCTACAGATTTAGCAAATGCTGTAAATCATGTACTACGTACACATAACTTCCCTGAAAAGTCTCTAGCAGAGGTTAAGGCAGCACTTGGTAATGCAGTAACGTACTTGATGCGTCAATGCTTGCCTAGTACAGTATCAGATCATGAATTAGAACCATATATTGAGGAGTTCAAAATCTACTATGGAGAACATCTAAAAGATACTACAGCACCATATCCTGGCATCTTAGATATGCTAGATGCATTGCGTGAAAAAGGCTATAAATTAGCCATTGTATCTAATAAAATTCAAGAAGGTGTTACACCTTTAAATAAAGAATATTTTGGCGATCGCTTACCTGTTGCTATTGGTGAAAGACCAGGATTACAACGTAAACCAGCACCAGACATGGTACTCCAAGCATTAAAAGAGTTAAACTCTACTCCTGAAGAATCTATCTATGTTGGTGACTCTGAAGTTGACGTTGCTACTGCAGAAAACTCCGGCCTACTATGTATCGGTATTACCTGGGGCTTTAGAGAAGAATCTCTCCACCAAGAACTAGGCGTAACACACATTGCTCGTAAAGCAGAAGATATTCTAAGCATTGTGGAAAACTTAAATAAATAA
- a CDS encoding threonine/serine exporter ThrE family protein: MTGVELEIILKAGKILLSSGAEISRTEDTMNYIARAMNFKYLEAYVSNRGIFATAKKADGTEITRIYNVPEVDINLSKIESVNALSRRITQKNITIEEIESELNQIDTMSDYSFFWRLVAYTLGASGFSYAIGSSITDSIIAGIIGLILGVYMCTIKRILSSDVLITILGSILIALLGNLFIHFELGSNLSVILLGAMIDIVPGVPFVNAIREYSQNNYNTGITLMMGALLTCISMAVGVAVVQSLLFNTQMIPLYTSNLDTNSLASMFMRSIMAGIGTTAFAILFRVAKQHFIDCTILGFISWFLFLTLSSLQSNVMLSIFISGFIIAIASRILAVKRKCPAIVFLMTSLFPLLPGLSFYRSIYYMLMGQETIAISFAKESFLIAFTIAISIVIVKHIKPPRIKKHTYK; encoded by the coding sequence ATGACAGGTGTGGAATTAGAAATTATACTAAAAGCTGGGAAAATACTACTTAGCAGTGGCGCCGAAATCAGTCGTACAGAGGATACTATGAACTACATAGCACGAGCTATGAATTTTAAATATTTAGAAGCCTACGTATCCAATAGAGGTATTTTTGCAACTGCTAAGAAAGCTGATGGAACTGAAATTACTCGTATTTATAACGTTCCTGAAGTCGATATTAACCTCAGTAAAATTGAATCTGTTAATGCTCTCTCCCGACGTATCACACAAAAAAATATTACTATTGAGGAGATTGAAAGTGAACTTAATCAAATTGATACCATGTCAGACTATTCTTTTTTTTGGAGATTAGTAGCTTATACGTTAGGAGCTTCGGGCTTTAGCTATGCAATTGGTAGTTCAATAACAGACTCTATAATTGCAGGTATTATAGGCTTAATATTAGGCGTCTATATGTGTACCATCAAACGCATACTTAGCTCTGATGTATTGATTACCATTTTAGGTAGTATTCTAATAGCCTTATTGGGTAATCTCTTTATCCACTTTGAATTAGGCTCCAACCTATCAGTTATATTACTAGGAGCCATGATTGACATTGTTCCCGGAGTTCCTTTCGTCAATGCTATTAGAGAGTATAGCCAGAATAACTATAATACAGGAATAACCCTTATGATGGGCGCGTTACTTACCTGTATTTCAATGGCTGTAGGAGTCGCAGTAGTACAATCACTACTCTTCAACACACAAATGATTCCTCTTTATACCTCTAATTTAGATACTAATTCCTTAGCCTCTATGTTTATGCGTAGTATAATGGCTGGTATTGGTACGACAGCATTTGCAATCTTATTCCGTGTAGCTAAACAACATTTTATCGATTGTACAATATTAGGATTCATCTCATGGTTCTTGTTCTTAACATTATCTTCACTACAGTCTAATGTTATGCTCTCCATATTCATCAGTGGTTTTATCATCGCCATAGCATCAAGAATATTGGCTGTTAAACGGAAATGCCCTGCTATAGTTTTCCTAATGACTAGCTTATTCCCTTTACTACCAGGGCTCAGCTTTTATCGATCCATTTATTATATGCTAATGGGACAAGAAACTATTGCCATTAGCTTCGCAAAAGAATCCTTTTTGATAGCTTTTACAATTGCTATATCTATCGTAATTGTAAAACATATAAAACCACCACGAATCAAAAAACACACTTATAAGTAA
- a CDS encoding OFA family MFS transporter, translating to MRNRWLIALAAIGLHISIGSVYAWSVLTRPIMADMGFTMSQTTWTFSLAILMLGLSAGFLGSFAEKIGPKKSGLLAMLFWVTGLLGTAYALSVHNLTLLYLFYGIIGGIGLGIGYITPVSTLVKYFPNRPGFATGLAIMGFGFASLIAGPLMQFLVAQVGLVNNFIILGVIYLVVMGASSLYLKAPQPKQPPRTTKDKSTMYVHNHGMLANDAMKTWQFGALWWIFFINSTCGIGLLSLASPMAQETIGMTPAAAASLVGIIGIFNGGGRIAWSTISDYFGRAQTYILFFIIQIIAFYVLAETNNALTFQVLILLIITCYGGGFACMPAYLADLYGIRQLSTIHGRILTAWGLAGIVGPMLVSYFHEAGYGYTTALICFALLFVLNAIIAIILKIYGKRGLHN from the coding sequence ATGAGAAATCGTTGGCTTATTGCACTAGCAGCCATTGGTCTACATATATCTATCGGTAGTGTGTACGCATGGAGCGTGCTCACACGACCTATTATGGCAGATATGGGCTTTACTATGTCACAAACAACATGGACCTTCTCCCTAGCTATCCTGATGCTTGGACTTTCTGCAGGCTTTTTAGGATCCTTTGCAGAAAAAATAGGTCCTAAGAAAAGCGGCCTTCTTGCCATGTTATTCTGGGTGACAGGACTATTAGGTACTGCTTATGCACTTAGTGTCCATAATCTTACCTTACTCTATCTATTCTATGGTATCATCGGTGGTATCGGACTAGGTATTGGTTATATAACACCAGTATCTACACTGGTAAAATACTTTCCTAATCGCCCAGGATTTGCTACGGGATTAGCTATTATGGGTTTTGGATTTGCTTCACTCATTGCAGGACCACTTATGCAATTCCTCGTAGCTCAAGTTGGATTAGTAAATAACTTCATTATCCTCGGCGTAATCTATCTAGTGGTTATGGGCGCCTCTTCTCTCTATTTGAAAGCACCTCAACCAAAACAACCACCTCGAACTACGAAAGATAAATCCACTATGTACGTTCATAACCATGGCATGCTAGCCAATGATGCTATGAAAACTTGGCAATTTGGTGCCCTTTGGTGGATTTTCTTTATTAATAGTACCTGTGGTATAGGTCTTCTATCCTTAGCGTCCCCTATGGCACAAGAAACCATTGGTATGACGCCTGCAGCGGCTGCATCACTAGTTGGTATCATCGGTATCTTCAATGGTGGAGGTCGCATTGCATGGTCTACTATCTCCGACTACTTTGGCCGAGCACAAACTTACATACTATTCTTTATTATACAAATCATCGCATTCTACGTACTTGCCGAAACCAATAATGCTCTAACATTCCAAGTTTTAATTCTTCTCATTATCACCTGCTATGGCGGCGGATTCGCCTGTATGCCAGCATATCTTGCAGACCTCTATGGCATACGCCAACTCTCCACTATTCATGGCCGCATTCTAACCGCTTGGGGATTAGCAGGTATCGTTGGTCCTATGCTCGTGTCATACTTTCACGAAGCAGGATATGGATATACTACAGCCTTAATATGCTTTGCTCTTCTATTCGTATTAAATGCAATTATTGCTATAATCTTAAAAATATATGGCAAACGAGGTCTGCATAACTGA
- a CDS encoding PD-(D/E)XK nuclease family protein — MNNIFSFATGELSQDAFICWCLNWINEPDNVTTHRYRQLGLDLLAKLIDNLSEKNQLINVDINSIDKIILVQQVLNIDVLAIIPQYKLAIIIEDKTSTSEHGNQIEFYRESLEDVFKNKKPCNAYSKLEKAFKLLELNIEHADIVNYHIHTVYFKTGYYFDYDWQVAHSASVDNYLTGPMFWDILKHYHDCESDILRGYCEHLKNQLDWYQAVSKIDGKYDDEDCHYIKWERITQHGFLQVLFDNESLDGTWLWKDMSTYTN; from the coding sequence ATGAATAATATATTTTCTTTTGCCACCGGCGAGTTATCTCAAGATGCTTTTATTTGCTGGTGTCTTAATTGGATTAATGAACCAGATAATGTAACTACACATAGATATCGTCAACTTGGTTTAGATTTACTAGCAAAGCTAATAGATAACTTGTCAGAAAAAAATCAATTAATAAATGTAGATATTAATTCAATAGATAAAATTATTTTAGTTCAACAAGTGTTAAATATTGATGTATTAGCTATAATTCCTCAATATAAGTTAGCTATTATCATAGAAGATAAAACAAGTACTAGTGAGCATGGGAATCAAATTGAATTTTATAGAGAGTCTCTTGAGGATGTTTTTAAAAATAAGAAACCTTGTAATGCTTATAGTAAATTAGAAAAAGCTTTTAAGTTACTAGAACTTAATATTGAACATGCTGATATAGTAAATTATCATATTCATACGGTCTATTTTAAGACAGGCTATTACTTTGATTATGATTGGCAAGTAGCTCATAGTGCTTCAGTGGATAATTATTTAACTGGTCCTATGTTTTGGGATATCTTGAAGCATTATCATGACTGTGAAAGTGATATTTTAAGAGGATATTGTGAGCACTTAAAAAATCAACTAGATTGGTATCAAGCTGTATCTAAGATTGATGGAAAATATGATGATGAAGATTGTCATTATATTAAGTGGGAACGTATAACGCAGCATGGTTTTCTACAGGTTCTATTTGATAATGAAAGTTTGGATGGAACTTGGTTATGGAAAGATATGAGTACATATACCAATTAA
- a CDS encoding DNA/RNA helicase domain-containing protein produces the protein MIIYSSTKQDFIQDFEQGVLVKKLHQTLTEKYRRVGESEIHSWQTSLSYMANVMRDFAIPDLAGVAIEYIVPNTQKRVDFIITGLDQENKEHVVIVELKQWGEAFKVTDKDNIVSTYLGGGIREVTHPSYQAWSYCSLIENFNEDVQNRPIELHPCAFLHNFDESISPELRDPIYHSILDISPMFTLGQMDSLRNFIKTYIPKPDTTNIMESIEHGKLRPSKSLQDSILNMLKGNKEFILIDDQKVEFEQIKKAALDAIKNNQKTVYIVRGGPGTGKSVVAINLLAECIHNGYMAQYITSNAAPRNVYSTMLQKGFKKTDIKALFQSSGTFHTRKKNELQIAIVDEAHRLREKSGMFQNQGEDQIKEIINASIFSVFFIDRNQRVTFNDAGTIDKIRNFAQKQNSLIYEGVLESQFRCNGSDGYLAWLDNVLQIAETANYDGFEGDYDFKIFDNPHEMYDAIKEKNKINNKSRVLAGYCWDWPKEGRMTSLVKDIQIPEHNFGISWNLGNSDTYAIDPDSINEAGCIHTTQGLEFEYVGVIIGDDLRYENGKLIVDINKRAKTDQSIKGIKKLLKENPEEAQRIANEIVKNTYRTLMTRGQKGCYIYCINKELSNYFKLAYNHQLSYTYNEPQVVLSEQPLAADKTNSNIDKLNLKLDK, from the coding sequence ATGATTATCTACTCTTCCACAAAACAAGATTTTATCCAAGATTTTGAACAAGGTGTCTTGGTCAAAAAATTACATCAAACATTAACAGAGAAATATCGTCGTGTTGGCGAATCTGAGATTCATTCATGGCAAACTTCTTTATCTTATATGGCTAATGTTATGCGTGATTTTGCTATACCGGACTTAGCTGGTGTTGCTATCGAATATATTGTTCCAAATACGCAAAAACGTGTAGACTTCATTATTACAGGACTAGATCAAGAGAATAAAGAGCATGTAGTTATTGTGGAGCTTAAACAATGGGGCGAAGCTTTCAAGGTAACAGATAAAGATAATATTGTATCAACCTACCTTGGCGGTGGAATTCGTGAAGTAACCCACCCTTCTTATCAAGCTTGGTCTTATTGTAGTCTTATTGAAAACTTCAATGAGGATGTGCAGAATCGACCTATTGAGTTACATCCATGTGCTTTTTTGCATAATTTTGATGAAAGTATATCTCCTGAGCTCCGTGACCCCATCTATCATAGTATTTTAGATATTTCTCCAATGTTCACATTGGGCCAGATGGATAGCTTACGTAACTTTATCAAAACCTATATTCCAAAGCCTGATACTACAAATATCATGGAGTCCATTGAACATGGTAAGTTGAGACCATCAAAATCACTTCAAGATTCTATTTTAAATATGTTAAAAGGCAATAAGGAGTTTATTCTTATTGATGATCAAAAGGTTGAGTTTGAACAAATAAAAAAAGCGGCGCTTGATGCTATTAAAAATAATCAAAAAACGGTGTATATAGTTCGTGGTGGTCCTGGTACTGGTAAAAGTGTAGTAGCGATCAACTTATTAGCAGAATGTATTCATAATGGTTATATGGCACAGTATATTACTTCAAATGCTGCTCCACGAAATGTATATAGCACCATGCTACAAAAAGGATTTAAGAAAACAGATATTAAAGCACTATTCCAAAGTAGTGGCACCTTCCATACACGGAAAAAGAACGAACTTCAAATTGCAATTGTTGATGAAGCTCATAGATTACGTGAAAAATCTGGTATGTTCCAAAACCAAGGTGAAGATCAAATCAAGGAAATCATTAACGCCTCTATCTTTAGTGTATTCTTTATCGATAGAAATCAACGTGTTACCTTTAATGATGCTGGTACAATTGATAAAATCCGAAACTTTGCACAAAAGCAAAATTCACTAATATATGAAGGTGTACTAGAATCTCAATTCCGTTGTAATGGCTCAGATGGCTATTTAGCATGGCTTGATAATGTACTACAAATTGCAGAAACAGCTAACTACGACGGATTTGAAGGTGATTATGATTTTAAAATCTTTGATAACCCTCATGAAATGTATGATGCTATAAAAGAAAAAAACAAAATAAACAATAAATCTCGAGTTCTAGCAGGTTATTGTTGGGACTGGCCTAAAGAAGGTCGCATGACATCGCTCGTAAAAGATATCCAAATACCAGAACATAATTTTGGAATCAGTTGGAATCTAGGTAACTCTGATACATATGCTATTGATCCTGACTCTATCAATGAAGCTGGATGCATTCATACTACTCAAGGCCTTGAATTTGAATACGTAGGTGTAATTATTGGTGATGATCTACGTTATGAAAACGGCAAACTCATTGTGGACATTAATAAACGTGCAAAAACAGATCAATCTATTAAAGGTATCAAAAAACTTTTAAAGGAAAATCCTGAAGAAGCACAACGTATTGCTAATGAGATTGTGAAAAATACCTACCGAACATTAATGACACGAGGCCAAAAGGGCTGTTATATTTACTGTATAAATAAAGAGCTATCTAACTATTTTAAACTAGCATATAACCATCAATTGAGCTATACTTACAACGAACCTCAAGTTGTTCTATCAGAACAACCACTGGCGGCCGATAAAACAAATTCTAATATAGATAAACTTAATCTCAAGTTAGATAAGTAA
- a CDS encoding MmcQ/YjbR family DNA-binding protein: MPTLIRESGIYPAYHMNKQHWISVDIERYEDIEKLKMLVDMSYQLVRKK; encoded by the coding sequence ATTCCTACCCTAATTCGTGAAAGTGGAATCTACCCTGCGTATCATATGAATAAACAACACTGGATCTCGGTGGATATTGAAAGATATGAAGATATAGAGAAACTTAAAATGTTAGTGGATATGAGTTATCAGTTGGTGAGGAAGAAGTAA
- a CDS encoding MmcQ/YjbR family DNA-binding protein encodes MNRNELLQYIQQEYVCNVKYPWERYPDYMVVRRRDNQKWFAGIFAIKGYQVGHDTNEPMNIVNLKCESDLIPNLIHENGIYPAYHMNKTHWISVDIEGYEDIEKLKILVDMSYRLVGHK; translated from the coding sequence ATGAATCGTAATGAATTACTTCAATACATACAACAAGAATATGTCTGTAATGTTAAATATCCCTGGGAGAGATACCCTGACTATATGGTTGTCCGCCGTAGGGATAACCAAAAATGGTTTGCTGGAATTTTTGCTATTAAAGGCTATCAAGTAGGTCATGATACAAATGAACCTATGAATATAGTCAATCTAAAATGCGAATCTGACTTGATTCCTAATCTGATCCATGAAAACGGAATCTATCCTGCGTATCATATGAATAAAACACACTGGATCTCGGTGGATATTGAAGGGTATGAAGATATAGAGAAACTTAAAATACTAGTGGATATGAGCTATCGGTTGGTGGGGCATAAGTAG
- a CDS encoding PdaC/SigV domain-containing protein yields the protein MGIFKKLCMTSLLGVMLAVPTYATFVTGSQSDVNMELKYPLVYTNNMFAQKAINTDIANYVLYAKSVYYDQHAYQVKQNYKVTYEDSQVVSILLTTYHYHAGSAHGMYNTKGLVYNKITGQRIPLYNYVKIANPQQIERGINSGILRFYSEGHKKADLLPNWNVEYVSDNYYLKGKGAIGLVYQPYELGPFSYGNTFVEFSPKAIEYFNRMNG from the coding sequence ATGGGAATCTTTAAAAAACTATGTATGACCTCTTTGTTAGGTGTTATGTTGGCGGTACCTACCTATGCAACTTTTGTTACAGGTAGTCAGTCCGATGTAAACATGGAATTAAAATATCCATTGGTATATACCAATAATATGTTTGCACAAAAAGCAATTAATACAGACATTGCTAACTATGTTTTATACGCAAAATCAGTTTATTACGATCAACATGCATATCAGGTAAAGCAAAATTATAAAGTTACCTATGAAGACTCTCAAGTAGTATCTATTTTGTTAACTACCTATCATTACCATGCTGGTAGTGCACATGGTATGTATAACACTAAAGGCTTAGTATATAACAAGATTACGGGTCAAAGAATTCCGTTATATAACTATGTAAAAATTGCTAATCCACAACAAATAGAACGAGGCATTAACTCTGGGATTTTGCGCTTCTACAGTGAAGGTCATAAAAAAGCAGACTTACTACCTAACTGGAATGTAGAATATGTTTCTGACAACTACTACTTGAAAGGTAAAGGCGCTATAGGTCTTGTATATCAACCATATGAATTGGGACCATTCTCTTATGGGAATACATTCGTTGAATTCTCACCAAAAGCCATAGAATACTTTAACCGTATGAATGGTTAG
- the rplT gene encoding 50S ribosomal protein L20: protein MARVKKGVTAHARHKKILKLAKGYRGTRSRLFKKANETVMKALYYARRDRRAKKREFRQLWIARINAAARINGTTYSRFIAGLAKAGVEVNRKMLADLAVNDAAAFAKLVEVAKNA, encoded by the coding sequence ATGGCAAGAGTGAAAAAAGGCGTTACAGCTCATGCACGTCATAAAAAGATTTTAAAATTAGCTAAAGGTTACCGCGGTACACGTTCCCGTTTGTTCAAAAAAGCTAACGAAACAGTAATGAAAGCGTTGTACTACGCTCGTCGTGACCGTCGTGCGAAAAAACGCGAATTCCGTCAATTGTGGATCGCTCGTATCAACGCAGCGGCTCGCATCAATGGCACAACTTACAGCCGTTTCATCGCTGGTTTAGCTAAAGCAGGCGTTGAAGTTAACCGTAAAATGTTGGCTGACTTGGCAGTTAACGATGCAGCAGCATTCGCTAAACTTGTTGAAGTAGCTAAAAACGCTTAA
- the rpmI gene encoding 50S ribosomal protein L35, whose product MPKIKTRRAAAKRFAVTGTGEFKRAKAFKSHILEKKSPARKRNLRKATLVAKADHKRVAKCLPYA is encoded by the coding sequence ATGCCAAAAATTAAAACTCGTCGCGCAGCGGCTAAACGTTTCGCAGTAACTGGTACTGGTGAATTCAAGCGTGCAAAAGCTTTCAAAAGCCACATTCTTGAGAAAAAATCTCCAGCTCGTAAACGTAATTTGCGTAAAGCTACATTGGTTGCAAAAGCTGACCACAAACGCGTAGCTAAATGCTTACCATACGCTTAA
- the infC gene encoding translation initiation factor IF-3 — protein sequence MNAISKDTPRINEEIRARELRVVGPENEQIGIMSGREALALAEEKHLDLVEIAPNAKPPVARIMNYGKYRYEQQKREKEAKKKQKIVTLKEVKLRPHIEDHDFYVKMKNASKFLGEGNKVKVTIMFRGRELSHPELGMAVLTRFAEELKETASIEKAAKLEGRNMTMILVSK from the coding sequence GTGAACGCTATTAGCAAGGATACACCACGCATTAATGAAGAGATTCGTGCTCGTGAACTTCGTGTCGTAGGTCCTGAAAACGAACAAATCGGCATCATGTCTGGCCGTGAAGCGTTGGCTTTGGCTGAAGAAAAGCATCTTGATCTTGTGGAAATTGCACCTAACGCTAAACCACCAGTAGCTCGCATTATGAACTACGGTAAATATCGTTATGAACAACAAAAACGCGAGAAAGAAGCGAAGAAGAAACAAAAAATCGTAACTTTAAAAGAAGTTAAGTTACGTCCACATATTGAAGACCATGACTTTTACGTAAAAATGAAAAACGCATCCAAATTCTTGGGTGAAGGTAACAAAGTAAAAGTAACCATCATGTTCCGCGGTCGTGAACTTTCACATCCAGAACTAGGCATGGCAGTGTTGACACGTTTCGCTGAAGAACTCAAAGAAACAGCGTCTATTGAAAAAGCAGCTAAATTAGAAGGTCGTAACATGACCATGATTTTAGTAAGTAAATAA
- a CDS encoding DASS family sodium-coupled anion symporter has protein sequence MSVTTTAPLQKARTTAQNIGLILSFIVLGGILLLPTPDTLSTGGHRMIGVLAFAIILWMTSAVSYPVSATMITALTALLLGFSPNPEAPAKAMGTANALKLIISGYSSPAMILVGAAMFISVAMRKTGLDRRIAMLVLSSVGTKVSRIYLGVIITGLILAFFVPSATARIACLAPIIIGIVENLGIERKSRVAALLMVGAVQADTFWNIMIQTAAAQNLVAVGFMQTQMNTSVSWIDWLTAAAPFSIIMVIIAYFLTQALIKPEFKELVGGDVQLAKMRQEIGPMSTDEKKLLCISIGLLALWATGGKLHSIDTTTTTIVAIALFFFPKIGIMDWKFAQPNIDWGSIVMFGAGIGLGSVLLKTKAATWLAQVFVNAFSLESASVFILIAVMAAFLIVIHLGFASATALSSAMIPIVISIVVGHNAEGLNPIGVTMLMQYAICFGLVLPVNSPQGMVAYGTDTFDVKTFMTTGIPLTIIGYVMMLVFALTYWHWIGIA, from the coding sequence ATGAGTGTAACAACCACTGCTCCTCTACAAAAGGCGCGTACAACAGCTCAAAATATTGGACTTATTTTATCCTTCATTGTTTTAGGTGGCATTTTATTATTGCCTACACCGGACACATTATCTACCGGTGGTCATCGTATGATCGGTGTGCTCGCCTTTGCTATCATCTTGTGGATGACGTCAGCAGTTTCCTATCCAGTAAGTGCTACCATGATTACAGCGCTTACGGCCTTATTGTTAGGGTTCTCACCAAATCCTGAAGCACCTGCTAAGGCGATGGGCACAGCCAATGCATTAAAGCTTATCATTTCTGGTTATTCTTCACCGGCTATGATTCTCGTAGGCGCGGCTATGTTTATCTCTGTAGCCATGCGTAAAACAGGTCTAGACCGTCGTATTGCCATGTTGGTGCTGTCTAGTGTTGGTACTAAGGTGAGCCGTATTTATTTAGGTGTTATTATTACAGGCCTTATCCTCGCCTTCTTCGTACCAAGTGCAACAGCTCGTATTGCCTGCTTAGCACCAATTATCATCGGTATTGTTGAGAACTTAGGCATTGAACGTAAAAGCCGCGTAGCAGCTCTACTCATGGTAGGTGCTGTACAGGCCGATACATTCTGGAATATTATGATCCAAACGGCAGCTGCACAAAATCTTGTAGCCGTAGGCTTTATGCAAACGCAGATGAATACATCTGTCAGTTGGATAGATTGGCTAACTGCAGCAGCCCCATTCTCTATTATTATGGTCATCATCGCCTACTTCTTAACACAAGCATTAATTAAGCCTGAGTTCAAAGAACTTGTAGGTGGCGATGTACAGCTGGCTAAAATGCGCCAAGAAATTGGTCCTATGAGTACAGACGAAAAGAAACTATTATGTATCTCTATTGGTCTACTCGCATTATGGGCTACTGGTGGCAAGCTACATTCCATCGACACAACGACTACAACAATCGTTGCCATTGCATTATTCTTCTTCCCTAAAATCGGCATTATGGACTGGAAATTTGCACAGCCAAACATCGACTGGGGTTCCATCGTTATGTTTGGTGCTGGTATCGGTCTTGGCTCTGTATTGCTTAAAACAAAAGCGGCTACATGGCTCGCTCAAGTATTCGTAAATGCTTTCTCCCTTGAAAGCGCTAGCGTATTTATCTTAATTGCTGTAATGGCCGCCTTCCTCATTGTTATTCATTTAGGCTTTGCATCTGCTACAGCCCTCTCCTCTGCTATGATCCCTATCGTAATCTCCATCGTAGTAGGTCACAATGCAGAAGGGCTAAACCCAATCGGCGTAACCATGCTCATGCAATACGCAATCTGCTTTGGTCTAGTATTACCAGTAAATTCACCTCAAGGTATGGTGGCTTACGGTACAGACACATTCGACGTAAAAACTTTTATGACTACAGGCATTCCATTAACCATCATCGGCTATGTTATGATGCTCGTATTTGCCCTAACATACTGGCACTGGATTGGCATCGCTTAA
- a CDS encoding MarR family winged helix-turn-helix transcriptional regulator — translation MARLRLREVSDSEKDFNRLERAMRYGKRLKLAKKVPRDIFLPEDKQLWFLFERIYTVFHDKEVAVLRRFGLTPMQYNVLEFVYVSSCKPTLGFIVDELRVSYGNLFAVVKNLTKKGLLTCSVCSTDRRSKSLSLTYEGKLLFEEVQVVHDKVLGNMFSVMCKNKKSDIRSDLAYILKHFSPEKIE, via the coding sequence GTGGCGCGGTTACGATTACGTGAGGTTAGTGACAGTGAAAAAGATTTTAATCGATTAGAGCGAGCTATGCGATATGGTAAACGGTTAAAGTTAGCAAAAAAGGTGCCTAGAGATATATTTTTGCCAGAGGATAAGCAGTTATGGTTTTTATTTGAACGTATTTATACGGTGTTTCATGATAAGGAGGTAGCTGTATTAAGACGGTTTGGTTTGACACCGATGCAATATAATGTATTGGAGTTTGTTTATGTTTCGTCGTGTAAACCAACATTGGGATTTATAGTGGATGAGTTACGAGTATCGTATGGAAATTTATTTGCCGTTGTAAAAAATTTAACAAAGAAAGGTTTATTGACTTGTAGTGTATGTTCAACTGATAGACGATCCAAAAGCCTCAGTTTGACTTATGAAGGAAAGCTTTTATTTGAAGAAGTACAAGTTGTACATGATAAAGTGTTAGGTAACATGTTTTCAGTTATGTGTAAAAATAAGAAAAGTGATATTAGATCTGATTTAGCATATATACTTAAACATTTCAGTCCAGAAAAAATAGAATAA